The Flavobacterium johnsoniae genomic sequence CGTATTCTGTTTCTCCGATTTTCTTTTTGAAAAGTGAATATTTAACATCAAAAAACAAATAAAATTTTTCGACTCTTGTTTTAAACAATTTAGCAGGGATAAAATGCCCTAATTCATGCAGAATAATAAGTAAAGATAAACTCAATAGAAATTGAGAGAGTTTGATAACTATATCCATTTTTTATTTTTAGTTCGTATTTAACGCACAAAAGTAGCGTTTTCTATTTTAATATAAGTGTGCAAGATAGTGTTTAAGATTTTAAATGTTTGTTAATTAATAAACATTTCAATATCTCATTTTAACAAGATACTGTAACTTTACTTTTTCAACATTATTTATACTAATAGGTAGTATAAAACCATTAAAAGTTACAATTATGGCTTCACGATTATTTTCTCCTTTAACGATAAAAAACATTACCCTAAAAAATAGAATTGTTATTTCTCCAATGTGTCAATATTCTGCCGAAGACGGTTTTGCAAACAATTGGCATTTGGTTCATTTAGGAAGTCGCGCAACAGGCGGAGCAGGACTAATTATTCAGGAAGCGACTGCAGTTTCTCCAGAAGCTAGAATTTCTCCTTCTGATCTTGGAATTTGGAAAGACGAACATATCGAAAAACTAAAAGAAATCAATCAATTTATTATTTCTCAAAATTCGATTCCTGGAATTCAATTGGCACATGCGGGACGAAAAGCGAGTGTATCTTCTCCTTGGCAGGGAAATAAAAAGTTAGATTTCGCTCAAGGCGGATGGCAAACCGTCGCTCCAAGTGCGATTCCGTATCATGATGACGAACCTTTTCTTCCAGAAGCTTTAGATAAAAACGGAATTCAAAAAGTAATTTCAGATTTTAAAACAGCAACCAAAAGAGTAGTCGAAGCAGGATATCAGGTTTTAGAAATTCATGCGGCACACGGTTATTTATTGCATCAATTTTTATCGCCTTTAACAAATGTAAGAACAGATGAATACGGCGGAAGTTTCGAAAATAGAATCCGTTTTACTTTAGAAATTCTAGAAGCTGTTCAAACAGAATGGCCTTCAGATTTGCCTTTATTTGTTAGAATTTCAGCAACAGATTGGGCAGAAAATGGTTGGAATCCAGAAGAATCTGTACAGCTTTCTAAAATATTAAAAGAAAAAGGAGTAGATTTAATAGACGTTTCGTCAGGCGGATTGGTTTCGCATCAAAAAATAACTTTAGGTCCTGGTTACCAAGTCCCTTTCGCAGAAAAGGTTAAAAAAGAAGCAAACATTTCAACGGGCGCAGTTGGTTTAATTACGGAGGCGAAACAAGCCGAAGAAATTTTGACAAAAGATCAAGCCGATTTAATTTTGTTTGCGAGAGAATCTTTGCGAAATCCCAATTTGCCTTTGGATTTTGCAAAAGAATTAGAAAGCGATATTCAATGGCCAAAACAATACGAAAGAGCTAAACTTTAAATGTTTTTTTTGCCACGAATTCACGAATTATAAAAAAATAAATTCGTGAATTCGTGTCGGAAAAGAAAATCACAACAACATGCAAAAAATAAAAACAGCATTATTATCATACGGAATGTCGGGGAAAGTTTTTCACGCTCCGTTTTTAGATATTCACGAAGGATTTGAATTATTAGGTTCTTGGGAAAGAAGTAAAAAACTAATTCAAGAAGATTATCCATACGTAAAAAGCTATGCAACAATAGACGAATTATTAAGCGATGATATCGATTTGGTAATTGTAAATACGCCGGTTGGAACACATTACGAATATGCAAAAAAAGTGCTTTTGGCAGGAAAACATGCCATTGTAGAAAAAGCATTCACAACAACTGTTGATGAAGCAAAAGAATTGGCAAAAATTGCAAAAGATAAAGGATTGAAATTGGCCGTATTTCAAAATAGAAGATGGGACAGTGATTTTAAAACCATTAAAAAAGTAATTGACGAAGGCGTTTTAGGAGATTTAGTAGAAGCAGAATTCCATTTCGACAGGTATAATCCACTATTGAGTCCGAAAGCACATAAAGAAACAGCCAATGATGGCGCGGGAGTTCTAAAAGATTTAGGTCCGCACATTATAGATCAAGCAGTTAGTTTATTTGGTTGCCCGAAAGCCGTTTTTGGAGATATTCGCGTAACCAGAGAAAATTCTGTTGTAGACGATTGGATCGATTTGACTTTGTTTTATTCTAATTTCAGAGTTAGACTAAAAGCTGGTTTTTTTGTAAGAGAAGCTAATCCAGCTTACGTGCTTCACGGAAAAAAAGGTTCATTTTTAAAACCTCGTGGAGACGTTCAGGAAGATGATTTAAAAGTTGGTAAAAAACCAAATCTAGAATCTTGGGGAACAGAAGATGAAAATCTGCAAGGACTTTTACACACAGAAATTAACGGTAAAATTGTTAGAGAAAAAATCCCAACACTTCAAGGCAATTATTTCAGTTTCTTCGATGGTGTTTACGAATCGATTGCAAGTCATAAAGAAGAACCAGTTACGGCACAAGACGGTGTAAAAGTAATGCAGGTTATAGAAGCTGCGATTGCAAGTAATGCACAGCAAAAAGTAATAAGTATATAATTAAGTAAGATTATCATTCCGTAGAAAATTTCTACCAATGAAATGTTCCTACGGAACAAGAAATATAAATAAATGGAGTTTTCTCAAAATTGAGATTGCTCCTTTTTTTGCTTAAAAAAAAATGAAACAAATTATGATTCTAATGAATCCGAAAAAATCGTAATTTTAATAAGAAGAAATCAACTGAAAACTTCTTAATTTATAAACAATAACGTTGTATATTGTGCATAACGTTAGACTTTATAGGCTTTGAAGCACGTTTTTAGTATTTTTGAAAATATTACAAAATCAAAACAAATATGCTGATAAACATTAATCCATTATCGCTTTTTCAAACCAAAGGAAAAATCAAGAAAGTATTTAGAGAAGCAAAAGCTTCTTATTTAAATAGAATTCGATTTGCCGTTGGAATGTTTTATTTCGGAATGGGTTTAAGTTTCGCCACATGGGCGAGCAGAATTCCAGATATTAAAACCGCTTTGCATTTAACCGAAGGCGATTTAGGTTCTATACTTTTTGCACTTCCGGTTGGACAATTGGCGATTATGCCATTTTCTGGAAAAATGGTTACGAAATTTGGAAGTCATCGTATTTTGATTTTTTCTTTAATAATGTACGTTTTCTGCCTCATTAATTTAGGTTTAGCCACAACTGCATTACAATTATCTCTCGGATTATTCTTGTTCGGATTATTTGGAAACTTAGCTAATATTGCTGTAAATACACAAGGTGTTTATACCGAAGTTTTGTTTAAAAAAACGATTATGTCTGCATTTCACGGAATGTGGAGTTTTGCTGGATTTACCGGAGCATTGATAGGTTTAGGAATGCTGGCTTTAAATTTAAGTCCGCTGCATCATTTTATAATTGT encodes the following:
- the namA gene encoding NADPH dehydrogenase NamA codes for the protein MASRLFSPLTIKNITLKNRIVISPMCQYSAEDGFANNWHLVHLGSRATGGAGLIIQEATAVSPEARISPSDLGIWKDEHIEKLKEINQFIISQNSIPGIQLAHAGRKASVSSPWQGNKKLDFAQGGWQTVAPSAIPYHDDEPFLPEALDKNGIQKVISDFKTATKRVVEAGYQVLEIHAAHGYLLHQFLSPLTNVRTDEYGGSFENRIRFTLEILEAVQTEWPSDLPLFVRISATDWAENGWNPEESVQLSKILKEKGVDLIDVSSGGLVSHQKITLGPGYQVPFAEKVKKEANISTGAVGLITEAKQAEEILTKDQADLILFARESLRNPNLPLDFAKELESDIQWPKQYERAKL
- a CDS encoding Gfo/Idh/MocA family oxidoreductase gives rise to the protein MQKIKTALLSYGMSGKVFHAPFLDIHEGFELLGSWERSKKLIQEDYPYVKSYATIDELLSDDIDLVIVNTPVGTHYEYAKKVLLAGKHAIVEKAFTTTVDEAKELAKIAKDKGLKLAVFQNRRWDSDFKTIKKVIDEGVLGDLVEAEFHFDRYNPLLSPKAHKETANDGAGVLKDLGPHIIDQAVSLFGCPKAVFGDIRVTRENSVVDDWIDLTLFYSNFRVRLKAGFFVREANPAYVLHGKKGSFLKPRGDVQEDDLKVGKKPNLESWGTEDENLQGLLHTEINGKIVREKIPTLQGNYFSFFDGVYESIASHKEEPVTAQDGVKVMQVIEAAIASNAQQKVISI